A genomic segment from Cumulibacter soli encodes:
- a CDS encoding HigA family addiction module antitoxin, with translation MSNSSTTTESDLIEPIHPGEILMEDFIEGFGITQNKLAVSIGVPPRRINEIVHGKRGITADTAIRLARYFGTSEEFWMNLQSNYELRIERPALRERVDAIEPLATA, from the coding sequence ATGTCGAACTCGTCGACTACCACTGAGAGTGACCTGATCGAGCCGATCCATCCGGGAGAGATCTTGATGGAGGATTTCATCGAGGGCTTCGGGATCACGCAGAACAAGCTCGCCGTGTCGATCGGTGTGCCGCCGCGGCGCATCAACGAGATCGTGCACGGCAAGCGGGGGATCACCGCTGATACGGCGATCCGTCTGGCTCGCTACTTCGGGACGTCCGAGGAGTTCTGGATGAACTTGCAGTCGAACTACGAACTGCGGATCGAGCGGCCGGCCCTGCGTGAGCGAGTTGACGCAATCGAGCCGCTGGCGACCGCGTGA
- a CDS encoding type II toxin-antitoxin system RelE/ParE family toxin — translation MQRATLRKLELIHAARDVEDLRIPPANRLERLVGDRRGQHSIA, via the coding sequence GTGCAGCGAGCGACCTTGCGGAAGCTCGAGTTGATCCATGCCGCGAGAGATGTCGAGGACCTCCGGATCCCGCCCGCGAACCGCCTGGAGCGTCTGGTCGGCGATCGTCGCGGCCAGCACAGCATCGCGTGA
- a CDS encoding helix-turn-helix transcriptional regulator translates to MPTNALHNKLTLPMLGLLLEQADHAYGLTSRLNDRYRHLSASRSSITTLAKSLAAAELVKPRAPERLGNRPPRTIYDLTEAGIEHMRQRVDQTIRIAPAMDVDFVTALAYIGLLSRKRAAEVLEARTRQIRQEIDGLSDIPTGLAELKMIEVDYWLRMLTSEAAWLKQLRERIESGHIDWIGGTPK, encoded by the coding sequence GTGCCCACGAACGCTCTCCACAACAAATTGACGTTGCCCATGCTGGGCCTCCTCCTCGAGCAGGCCGACCATGCGTACGGGCTCACGTCGCGCCTCAACGACCGCTACCGACACCTGAGTGCCTCCCGAAGCAGCATCACGACCCTCGCCAAGTCGCTGGCCGCCGCCGAACTGGTCAAGCCTCGCGCACCCGAACGCCTGGGGAACCGCCCACCGAGGACGATCTACGACCTCACCGAGGCTGGCATCGAACACATGCGGCAACGCGTCGATCAAACAATTCGAATCGCGCCCGCCATGGATGTCGACTTCGTCACCGCGCTCGCATACATCGGCCTCCTGAGCAGGAAGCGAGCTGCGGAGGTCCTGGAAGCGAGAACCCGTCAGATCAGGCAGGAGATTGATGGTCTCAGTGACATCCCCACCGGCCTCGCTGAGCTCAAGATGATCGAGGTCGACTACTGGCTGCGCATGCTCACCTCGGAAGCCGCCTGGCTCAAGCAACTCCGCGAACGGATTGAGTCTGGACACATCGATTGGATCGGAGGCACACCGAAATGA
- a CDS encoding type II toxin-antitoxin system VapC family toxin → MTAVPIVYVDTSALGALLIDQPESRSLLDWLDQTPVTLVSSDLLETELRRVAVREDLDQSDVTRLLDGVSLAALDRSVYRGAGFLPMPYLRTLDALHLEAAIRLDASGVLTYDRRLGEAAESAGLDVIAPGVARAS, encoded by the coding sequence GTGACCGCGGTCCCGATCGTCTATGTCGACACTTCTGCCCTCGGGGCGCTGTTGATCGATCAGCCCGAGAGCCGTTCCCTGCTGGACTGGCTCGACCAGACTCCGGTCACTCTGGTCTCCAGCGATCTGCTCGAAACCGAACTGCGCCGCGTTGCGGTTCGGGAGGATCTCGACCAGTCCGATGTGACTCGCCTGCTGGACGGTGTCTCGCTCGCTGCGCTCGATCGATCCGTTTACCGCGGTGCCGGCTTCCTACCTATGCCCTACCTGCGCACCCTTGATGCACTGCATCTGGAGGCTGCCATACGGCTCGATGCTTCGGGCGTCCTCACCTACGACCGCAGGCTTGGCGAGGCAGCCGAGTCCGCGGGGCTCGATGTGATCGCACCTGGAGTTGCTCGTGCGTCCTGA
- a CDS encoding type II toxin-antitoxin system Phd/YefM family antitoxin — protein MSMSEPQLERLSQRELRNESGRVLRAVSEGHSFVLTNSGVPVGKIVPLDAVAPLLPITRPARRDGGWAALAIERKCSDNGIASTLDDLRGDRL, from the coding sequence ATGAGCATGAGCGAACCTCAGTTGGAGCGTTTGTCGCAGCGCGAGTTGCGCAACGAGTCCGGGCGGGTGCTCCGCGCCGTGAGTGAGGGGCACTCCTTCGTGCTGACCAATAGTGGGGTGCCAGTGGGGAAGATTGTGCCCCTGGATGCCGTCGCTCCCTTACTACCTATCACGCGTCCGGCGCGACGTGACGGCGGATGGGCGGCGCTGGCAATCGAGCGCAAGTGCTCGGACAACGGGATCGCATCGACCCTTGACGATCTGCGTGGAGACCGGCTGTGA
- the ychF gene encoding redox-regulated ATPase YchF, translated as MSLTIGIVGLPNVGKSTLFNALTRNNVLAANYPFATIEPNVGVVGVPDPRLGELAKVFNSERELPATVSFVDIAGIVKGASEGEGLGNKFLANIREADAICQVVRAFNDENVIHVDGRVDPLADVETINTELILADLQTIEKALPRLEKDARNKKDLQPTVEAVKQTQELLEGGTTVFAGAKAAGIDADLLRELHLLTAKPFMYVFNVDSDVLADDARKAELAALVTPAEAIFLDAKTEEELIELDPEDAAELLESLGQDHSGLDLLAHAGFRTLGLQTYLTAGPKESRAWTIPVGATAPEAAGVIHTDFQRGFIKAEVVSFADLMDAGSMAAAKSAGKVRIEGKDYVMADGDVVEFRFNV; from the coding sequence GTGAGTCTCACTATCGGAATCGTCGGTCTGCCCAATGTCGGGAAGTCGACGCTCTTCAACGCCCTGACCCGTAACAACGTTCTCGCCGCGAACTATCCGTTTGCGACGATCGAGCCCAACGTCGGGGTTGTAGGCGTGCCGGATCCTCGCCTCGGTGAACTCGCCAAGGTGTTCAACAGCGAGCGCGAGTTGCCTGCGACGGTGTCGTTCGTGGATATTGCCGGCATCGTCAAGGGCGCGAGCGAAGGGGAGGGCCTGGGTAACAAGTTCCTGGCCAACATCCGTGAGGCGGACGCGATTTGCCAAGTCGTGCGCGCATTCAACGATGAGAACGTGATCCATGTCGACGGTCGGGTGGATCCGTTGGCGGACGTCGAAACGATCAACACCGAGCTGATCCTGGCCGACCTGCAGACCATCGAGAAGGCGCTGCCGAGGTTGGAGAAAGACGCGCGTAATAAGAAGGATCTGCAACCGACCGTGGAGGCGGTGAAACAGACGCAGGAGCTACTCGAGGGCGGTACGACGGTCTTCGCGGGAGCGAAGGCCGCCGGGATCGACGCTGACTTGTTGCGTGAGTTGCACCTGCTGACGGCGAAGCCGTTCATGTACGTGTTCAACGTCGACTCCGACGTCCTCGCTGACGATGCGCGCAAAGCGGAACTTGCGGCGCTCGTGACACCTGCCGAGGCGATTTTCCTCGATGCGAAGACTGAAGAAGAGTTGATCGAACTCGATCCCGAGGACGCCGCCGAGTTGCTGGAGTCACTCGGGCAGGACCATTCCGGGCTCGATCTGCTCGCACACGCTGGATTCCGCACGTTGGGGTTGCAGACGTATCTGACTGCTGGGCCTAAGGAGTCGCGCGCGTGGACGATCCCCGTCGGCGCAACCGCCCCTGAGGCGGCCGGAGTGATTCATACCGATTTCCAGCGCGGGTTCATCAAGGCAGAAGTCGTGTCGTTCGCGGACCTGATGGATGCCGGTTCGATGGCCGCGGCAAAGTCGGCCGGCAAGGTGCGGATCGAAGGCAAGGACTACGTCATGGCTGACGGTGATGTGGTGGAATTCCGATTTAACGTCTGA
- a CDS encoding DNA-3-methyladenine glycosylase family protein, protein MALGVVHTTRHVALPRPYDAPRLFAFLASRAIPGVESIQVDEQQWRYRRALRLSRGSGLGEVHVAQGHARLTARTLEAADGEAALDALERVLDLAPTPSQVDAELSRHASVRSLIGERPGLRVPRAADRDEVAFRALIGQQVSVAAASTTCGVIAEQYGEDLPLALQSSDVVRVWPRNATIASLDPQLLRMPRAKATAVVTLATALRDGRVDLTQAPSTVREQLVSLRGIGPWTAGYVSMRACGDNDVLLDGDLIVRRGAALIGFPETPRALRAATDTLSPWRSYLTMHLWQVYAARTAKTV, encoded by the coding sequence ATGGCCCTCGGCGTAGTACACACCACACGCCACGTGGCGCTACCGCGGCCGTACGATGCTCCTCGGTTGTTCGCCTTCCTCGCCAGTCGCGCGATCCCCGGTGTCGAATCGATTCAGGTCGACGAACAACAGTGGCGCTACAGACGCGCGTTACGCCTGTCACGCGGGTCCGGGCTCGGTGAAGTTCACGTGGCTCAAGGCCACGCTCGACTCACCGCTCGGACGCTCGAGGCCGCGGACGGCGAGGCGGCGCTGGACGCTCTCGAGCGTGTCCTCGACCTCGCACCCACCCCCTCGCAGGTCGATGCCGAGTTGTCACGGCACGCGTCCGTTCGATCGTTGATCGGCGAACGCCCCGGGCTGCGCGTTCCCCGCGCAGCCGACCGAGACGAGGTCGCATTCCGCGCACTGATCGGACAGCAGGTCTCGGTCGCCGCGGCGTCAACAACCTGCGGTGTGATCGCCGAGCAGTACGGCGAGGACCTCCCCCTTGCGCTACAGAGCAGCGACGTCGTCCGCGTGTGGCCGCGTAACGCGACGATTGCCTCCCTCGATCCTCAACTGCTGCGGATGCCGCGCGCGAAGGCCACGGCAGTAGTCACCCTCGCTACTGCCTTGCGCGACGGCCGTGTCGACCTGACGCAGGCGCCGTCAACGGTCCGCGAACAGCTCGTGTCACTTCGCGGCATCGGACCCTGGACAGCCGGCTACGTCAGCATGCGCGCATGTGGTGACAACGACGTCTTGCTCGACGGCGATTTGATCGTCCGACGCGGCGCAGCGTTGATCGGCTTTCCCGAGACGCCCCGGGCGCTGCGGGCCGCCACAGACACGCTTTCACCATGGCGTTCGTATCTCACGATGCACTTGTGGCAGGTGTACGCCGCCCGGACGGCGAAAACTGTCTGA
- a CDS encoding DNA recombination protein RmuC, protein MDVSTLIILLVALLCLGLGCAAGYWAGRRAAPDEAPFELESAVDPLHETLRRVEGFIRASEQQRSTSQGELHAQVRAMHSMQAELGTQTTALLNALRAPQVRGRWGEMQLRRIVESAGMIDHCDFTEQYAAKRDDTSLRPDLVVHLTQDRAVVVDAKVPFTAFIEALDSDDRDHARLVREHGKQVRAHLDVLASKAYQDALPDSPEFTVLFMPSDSFLQLALQSEPSLLERGFDRNIVIATPSTLLALLRTVAHTWRQDTVGREAQQILRLGQQLHQRIGTFTTHLAKVGSALSSSVSHYNSAIGSLERNLLRTSSKLHHLGVASSHTEAPPPIDRAVRELHAADPQERPFDPGAARDTPQRQVG, encoded by the coding sequence ATGGACGTTTCCACGTTGATCATCCTGCTGGTCGCGCTGCTGTGTCTGGGGCTCGGCTGCGCAGCCGGTTACTGGGCCGGGCGCCGCGCCGCGCCGGACGAAGCACCGTTCGAACTTGAAAGCGCCGTCGACCCGCTGCACGAGACGCTACGCCGGGTCGAAGGATTCATTCGTGCGAGCGAGCAACAGCGTTCGACGTCCCAGGGCGAACTCCACGCTCAAGTACGCGCGATGCACTCCATGCAGGCCGAACTCGGCACACAGACCACCGCACTGCTCAATGCCTTACGCGCCCCGCAGGTGCGCGGGCGCTGGGGCGAAATGCAACTGCGTCGCATAGTCGAATCTGCCGGAATGATCGATCATTGCGACTTCACCGAGCAGTACGCCGCGAAGAGGGACGATACGTCCCTACGACCCGACCTCGTCGTACACCTCACTCAGGACCGCGCCGTCGTGGTCGACGCGAAGGTTCCGTTTACGGCATTCATCGAAGCACTCGATAGCGACGATCGCGACCACGCGCGGCTGGTCCGCGAGCATGGCAAGCAGGTGCGTGCGCATCTCGACGTACTCGCCTCCAAGGCGTACCAAGACGCGCTGCCTGACTCCCCCGAGTTCACTGTCCTGTTCATGCCCAGCGATTCGTTCCTACAGTTGGCGTTGCAAAGTGAACCATCGCTGTTGGAGCGCGGGTTCGACCGCAACATCGTGATTGCGACGCCATCGACGCTCCTGGCCCTGCTTCGGACAGTCGCGCACACCTGGCGCCAAGACACCGTCGGCCGAGAGGCTCAGCAGATTTTGCGCCTCGGTCAGCAGTTGCACCAGCGCATTGGCACCTTCACCACTCACCTCGCCAAAGTGGGCTCTGCGCTCAGCTCCAGCGTGTCGCATTACAACAGTGCGATCGGCTCCCTGGAGCGCAACCTACTGCGCACCAGCAGCAAACTGCACCACCTCGGGGTCGCCAGCAGCCACACCGAAGCGCCGCCACCGATCGATCGTGCCGTGCGCGAACTCCACGCCGCCGACCCACAGGAGCGGCCGTTTGATCCCGGCGCTGCGCGCGATACACCGCAGCGCCAGGTCGGGTAG
- a CDS encoding DUF6542 domain-containing protein, giving the protein MNNEQDREPTQSPSADGGRRSRWTVEPGSVSDSLSFRRPEGIEDQSSRRPAHEIIRELQQDHGVPPRRSHASAVDPIEDQATMIPRGTPLPPVPNAVGARPPRPDTPTRAGSTAQAAATAAAPRAKYASPRTEGLVAASRASATATHPRPSTQQESPRVKPDLGERRELRAATGGSSSALIMAGFGGVVLVAIGGIIGALLDYWFADRIGVVTAIGLALGAVIAALVTRKRDLISVIVAPPIVFAIIAGVVLLLSSKDIGITSIAELATRGFGPMALATGLAAIIGGIRLASSKAGDRR; this is encoded by the coding sequence GTGAACAACGAGCAGGACCGCGAGCCCACACAGTCGCCATCCGCAGACGGCGGACGGCGATCCCGCTGGACCGTTGAACCGGGATCGGTCAGCGACAGCCTTTCGTTCCGCCGACCTGAGGGCATCGAAGATCAGTCGTCGCGGCGTCCGGCCCACGAAATCATCCGGGAGCTCCAGCAGGACCACGGCGTGCCGCCTCGTCGATCACACGCATCCGCGGTCGATCCGATCGAGGACCAGGCAACGATGATCCCGCGCGGCACACCACTGCCGCCCGTCCCGAACGCGGTCGGCGCTCGGCCGCCGCGTCCCGATACACCGACCAGAGCAGGATCGACCGCACAAGCAGCAGCGACCGCCGCGGCGCCACGTGCGAAGTACGCTTCGCCGCGCACCGAGGGCTTGGTCGCCGCCAGCCGGGCGAGTGCGACCGCGACGCACCCCCGACCGAGCACGCAGCAGGAATCGCCCCGGGTGAAACCGGACCTCGGTGAACGACGCGAGTTGCGCGCGGCGACGGGCGGCAGTTCGTCGGCGCTCATCATGGCCGGCTTCGGCGGGGTCGTCCTCGTGGCCATCGGAGGCATTATCGGCGCGCTGCTGGACTACTGGTTCGCCGACCGCATCGGTGTCGTCACCGCCATCGGACTAGCACTCGGTGCAGTCATCGCGGCGCTGGTCACGCGCAAACGGGACCTCATCTCGGTGATCGTCGCACCGCCGATCGTCTTTGCGATCATCGCCGGGGTGGTTCTCCTGCTGTCGTCGAAGGACATCGGGATCACCTCAATCGCAGAGCTCGCGACCCGTGGCTTCGGCCCCATGGCCCTCGCTACCGGACTCGCGGCGATCATTGGTGGAATCCGCCTCGCGAGTTCGAAAGCGGGCGACCGTCGCTGA